From Heteronotia binoei isolate CCM8104 ecotype False Entrance Well chromosome 12, APGP_CSIRO_Hbin_v1, whole genome shotgun sequence, the proteins below share one genomic window:
- the LOC132580558 gene encoding uncharacterized protein LOC132580558: MNSCCKKSNVVAGVFITIFMSVMSFSYFRQIHFLSTLVHETNTSSMPTPYSNLCQGTPAYNTITPLKDNQTFIIAPYFDNRKNKMTRVISIVHHKEVKEFYCWFCNPASGQIYTSKAEIDVHSDRFDFPYGTADLKCLEPRDWEPRYVSIHWSPTGDIDQLPLFEIRNRDPEGSLVEFTVCISTMFGEYNNVLQFVQSMEMYKILGVGRVMIYKNSCSPLMKKVLDYYIAEGIVEIIPWPIDSYLKVSTYWHHSMDPKDIGYYGQITALNDCIYRNMYRSKYVLLIDADEIILPGKYPDWKTMMQNLQEQHPGAGVFLFENHIFPKTVFTPTDMFNVSSWSTVPGVNILNHVIREPDRKNVFNPRKMIIDPRKVVQTSVHSVLHTYGNTIYVPMDVALIYHCRVPLQAALPRESLIKDTTLWRYNVSLIGSVNKVLQHIAV, translated from the coding sequence ATGAATTCCTGTTGTAAAAAATCAAACGTGGTGGCTGGTGTTTTTATTACCATCTTCATGTCAGTAATGAGTTTTTCCTACTTCAGGCAAATACATTTTCTTTCCACGTTGGTGCATGAAACGAACACCTCTTCCATGCCAACACCATATTCTAACTTATGCCAAGGGACTCCTGCATATAACACCATCACACCCTTGAAAGATAATCAAACCTTCATCATTGCTCCATACTTTGACAACAGAAAGAACAAAATGACGCGAGTGATTTCAATAGTCCACCACAAAGAAGTCAAGGAATTTTACTGCTGGTTCTGCAACCCAGCCAGTGGTCAAATATACACCTCCAAGGCTGAAATAGATGTCCATTCTGATAGATTTGACTTCCCTTATGGAACTGCAGACTTGAAATGTCTGGAACCAAGAGACTGGGAACCACGTTATGTGTCAATACATTGGTCTCCTACAGGAGATATTGACCAGCTACCGCTGTTTGAAATAAGAAACCGCGATCCTGAAGGTTCCCTTGTGGAATTCACAGTCTGCATCTCCACCATGTTTGGAGAGTACAACAATGTCCTGCAGTTTGTGCAGAGCATGGAGATGTATAAAATCCTTGGGGTGGGCAGAGTGATGATCTACAAGAACAGCTGCAGCCCACTGATGAAGAAAGTGCTGGATTACTATATTGCAGAAGGGATTGTGGAGATAATCCCCTGGCCCATTGATTCATACCTCAAGGTCTCTACTTATTGGCATCATTCAATGGATCCCAAGGACATTGGCTACTATGGACAAATCACAGCCTTGAATGACTGCATCTATCGCAATATGTACAGGAGCAAATATGTGCTGCTCATTGATGCGGATGAAATTATTCTACCAGGGAAGTATCCAGATTGGAAAACCATGATGCAGAACCTTCAAGAACAGCATCCAGGCGCTGGTGTTTTCCTCTTTGAAAATCACATCTTCCCTAAAACTGTATTTACACCCACCGACATGTTCAACGTGTCTTCTTGGAGCACAGTGCCTGGAGTTAACATACTGAATCATGTCATTCGGGAACCTGACAGGAAAAATGTCTTCAATCCTCGGAAAATGATAATTGATCCAAGGAAAGTGGTTCAGACATCGGTCCACTCTGTTCTCCATACGTACGGGAACACCATTTATGTCCCGATGGATGTCGCTCTTATTTATCATTGTCGGGTTCCTCTACAAGCAGCTCTTCCTAGAGAATCACTCATTAAGGACACAACACTCTGGAGATACAATGTGTCGCTTATTGGGAGTGTCAACAAAGTTCTCCAGCATATAGCTGTGTAA